The following are encoded in a window of Salinibacter ruber DSM 13855 genomic DNA:
- a CDS encoding TatD family hydrolase translates to MIIDTHAHLYLDQFDEDRDAVLRRAWGAEVDVVVMPAIDVPSIQQAVDLCEEYDGLYAMAALHPSETQEATEEDFEAVVNWCSHPSVVAVGESGLDYYWDRSFDDRQKRFFRKHIRLAIEADLPLVIHNRDAAEDILAILEEEYVRAEVPEKMRGILHCYVDPPRIAERAWNLGFYVGVGGIMTFSNSDVDQYVKEVPLEHIVVETDSPYLAPEPNRGDRNEPAYVRHVAERLAEIKDLPLETVAEVTTQNARAIYELDDAG, encoded by the coding sequence ATGATTATCGACACACACGCGCACCTGTACCTCGATCAGTTCGATGAAGACCGAGACGCAGTTCTGCGTCGGGCCTGGGGCGCCGAGGTCGACGTCGTCGTGATGCCCGCCATCGACGTTCCCTCCATCCAGCAGGCGGTAGATCTGTGTGAGGAGTACGACGGGCTCTACGCCATGGCGGCCCTGCATCCCTCGGAGACCCAAGAAGCCACCGAGGAGGACTTTGAGGCGGTCGTGAACTGGTGTTCGCACCCGAGTGTGGTGGCGGTGGGAGAGAGCGGCCTAGACTACTACTGGGACCGGTCGTTTGACGACCGCCAGAAGCGCTTTTTCCGCAAGCACATCCGCCTGGCCATCGAGGCCGACCTGCCCCTCGTGATTCACAACCGCGATGCCGCGGAGGACATACTCGCCATTCTTGAGGAGGAGTACGTGCGGGCCGAGGTTCCGGAGAAAATGCGCGGGATTCTTCACTGCTACGTCGATCCGCCCCGGATCGCCGAGCGGGCGTGGAATCTGGGCTTTTACGTCGGCGTGGGGGGCATCATGACCTTCTCCAACAGCGACGTCGACCAGTACGTGAAGGAGGTCCCGCTCGAGCACATTGTCGTGGAGACCGACAGCCCGTACCTGGCCCCAGAGCCAAACCGGGGCGACCGCAACGAGCCGGCCTACGTCCGACACGTTGCGGAGCGGCTTGCCGAGATCAAGGATCTTCCGCTGGAGACGGTCGCCGAGGTTACGACCCAGAATGCCCGGGCGATTTACGAGCTGGACGATGCGGGGTAA
- the dnaK gene encoding molecular chaperone DnaK gives MGKVIGIDLGTTNSVVAVMEGDDPEVIENAEGSRTTPSVVAYKDDGERLVGAPAKRQAITNPENTVSSIKRFMGRFYDEVEDEIEEVPYEVVRGENDTARVQIGDRKYTPQEISAVVLQKLKQTAEDYLGQEVTDAVITVPAYFNDAQRKATQEAGEIAGLNVQRIINEPTAASLAYGLDDESDQVVAVYDLGGGTFDVSILELGDGVFEVNATYGDTHLGGDNFDKRLIDHIADEFEQDTGIDLRDDPMALQRLKEAAEEAKIELSSAKTTTINLPFITATDEGPQHLNMDLNRATFENLIEDLVEKTVPQMEKALDDAGHSKSDVDEVILVGGSTRVPLVQETVEDFFGKQANKSVNPDEVVSLGAAVQGGVLSGDVDDVLLLDVTPLNLGIETLGGVMTTLIEANTTIPTKESEVFSTAADNQTSVEVHVLQGDREMAKDNRTLGRFHLDGIPPAPRGTPQIEVTFDINADGILNVSAEDKDTGKEQSIRVEANSGLSDEEIEKMKEEAEQHAEEDERRKERADTINEANSMAYSVEQGLEEYGDKIPEDKRSTLQEALDALNEELETASADEDITALEDALEELNAAWSAAGEEIREAQQQQAQQGAAAGAGAGAAGAGAAAGAEGPAGGPTGGPASGNGAADSDEEDVQDADYEVVDEGDDE, from the coding sequence ATGGGTAAAGTCATTGGAATCGACCTTGGCACGACGAACTCGGTCGTGGCGGTGATGGAAGGGGACGACCCCGAAGTCATCGAAAACGCGGAAGGATCGCGCACCACGCCGTCCGTCGTGGCCTACAAAGACGACGGCGAGCGCCTCGTGGGCGCCCCGGCGAAGCGCCAGGCCATCACGAATCCCGAGAACACCGTGTCCTCGATCAAGCGGTTCATGGGCCGCTTCTACGACGAGGTCGAGGACGAAATTGAAGAGGTCCCGTACGAGGTCGTCCGCGGCGAGAACGACACGGCGCGCGTCCAGATTGGGGACCGGAAGTACACCCCGCAGGAGATCTCGGCCGTGGTGCTGCAGAAGCTGAAGCAGACGGCCGAGGACTACCTGGGCCAGGAGGTCACCGACGCGGTGATCACCGTGCCGGCGTACTTCAACGACGCGCAGCGGAAGGCCACGCAGGAGGCCGGCGAGATTGCGGGCCTGAACGTGCAGCGCATCATCAACGAGCCGACCGCGGCGTCCCTCGCCTACGGCCTCGACGACGAGAGCGATCAGGTGGTCGCCGTGTACGACCTCGGCGGCGGCACCTTCGACGTCTCCATCCTGGAGCTCGGCGATGGGGTCTTCGAGGTCAACGCCACGTACGGGGACACGCACCTCGGGGGCGACAACTTCGACAAGCGCCTCATCGACCACATTGCCGACGAGTTTGAGCAGGACACCGGCATCGACCTCCGGGACGACCCGATGGCCCTGCAGCGGCTGAAGGAGGCCGCCGAGGAGGCCAAGATTGAGCTGTCGAGCGCCAAGACGACGACGATCAACCTGCCGTTTATTACGGCCACGGACGAGGGGCCGCAGCACCTGAACATGGACCTCAACCGGGCCACCTTCGAGAACCTGATCGAAGACCTGGTCGAGAAGACGGTGCCACAGATGGAGAAGGCCCTCGACGATGCGGGGCACTCCAAGAGCGACGTCGACGAGGTCATCCTGGTTGGCGGATCCACCCGCGTGCCGCTTGTGCAGGAGACCGTCGAGGACTTCTTCGGCAAGCAGGCCAACAAGTCCGTGAACCCGGACGAAGTGGTGTCCCTCGGCGCGGCCGTACAGGGCGGCGTGCTCAGTGGCGACGTCGACGACGTGCTGCTGCTGGACGTGACGCCGCTCAACCTCGGCATCGAGACGCTCGGCGGCGTGATGACGACCCTGATCGAAGCCAACACCACGATCCCGACGAAGGAGAGCGAGGTCTTCTCCACGGCCGCCGACAACCAGACCTCCGTCGAGGTGCACGTCCTGCAGGGCGATCGCGAGATGGCCAAGGACAACCGCACGCTCGGCCGCTTCCACCTGGACGGCATCCCGCCGGCCCCGCGGGGGACGCCGCAGATTGAGGTCACGTTCGACATCAATGCGGACGGCATCCTGAACGTGTCCGCCGAGGACAAGGACACCGGCAAGGAGCAGTCCATCCGCGTGGAGGCGAACAGCGGCCTCTCGGACGAGGAGATCGAGAAGATGAAGGAGGAGGCCGAGCAGCACGCCGAGGAGGACGAGCGCCGCAAGGAGCGCGCCGACACGATCAACGAGGCGAACTCCATGGCCTACTCCGTGGAGCAGGGCCTCGAGGAGTACGGCGACAAGATTCCGGAGGACAAGCGGTCGACCCTCCAGGAGGCCCTCGACGCGCTGAACGAGGAGCTCGAGACGGCCAGCGCCGACGAGGACATCACCGCGCTGGAGGACGCCCTCGAGGAGCTCAACGCGGCGTGGTCCGCCGCCGGCGAGGAGATTCGCGAGGCCCAACAGCAGCAGGCCCAACAGGGCGCGGCGGCTGGTGCGGGTGCCGGCGCGGCGGGCGCTGGTGCAGCGGCCGGGGCCGAGGGCCCCGCGGGCGGCCCTACAGGGGGACCGGCCTCCGGCAACGGCGCCGCGGACTCCGACGAGGAGGACGTCCAGGACGCCGACTATGAGGTCGTCGATGAAGGCGACGACGAGTAG
- the pgsA gene encoding CDP-diacylglycerol--glycerol-3-phosphate 3-phosphatidyltransferase, whose product MYTSAALRYIPNLLTVGRILVTPLLLLLLSVPSKAGQMSAVVLFVLASLTDYYDGVLARRYGVRSRLGQYLDPLADKILILGTFIALALEAPDLVPWWAVVAIALRDVVVTVLRSWAEASGQTLHTYRVAKGKTMLQAAFLFGVLTLRAATHFSPPLRDAARWLLYDSGLPGLALTVVVGFTLATGALYVVAPVEEKVELE is encoded by the coding sequence ATGTACACGTCTGCTGCCCTCCGGTACATTCCCAATCTTCTGACGGTCGGTCGGATTTTGGTGACCCCGTTGCTGCTCCTGCTCCTGTCGGTTCCGAGCAAGGCCGGCCAGATGAGTGCGGTCGTGCTCTTCGTGCTGGCGTCCTTGACGGACTACTACGACGGGGTGTTGGCCCGTCGGTACGGCGTGCGGTCGCGGCTCGGGCAGTACCTTGACCCCCTGGCGGATAAGATTCTGATTCTCGGGACCTTCATCGCCCTCGCCCTTGAGGCCCCCGACCTCGTCCCGTGGTGGGCCGTCGTGGCCATCGCCCTTCGCGACGTTGTCGTGACGGTCCTGCGGTCGTGGGCCGAAGCGTCCGGGCAGACGCTGCACACCTACCGCGTGGCGAAGGGGAAGACGATGCTGCAGGCCGCATTCCTATTCGGCGTGCTCACGCTCCGGGCCGCGACGCACTTTTCCCCGCCGCTTCGCGACGCCGCCCGGTGGCTGCTTTACGACAGCGGCCTGCCCGGGCTGGCCCTGACGGTCGTCGTCGGGTTTACGCTGGCCACGGGCGCGCTGTACGTGGTGGCGCCGGTGGAAGAGAAGGTGGAACTGGAGTAG
- the pyrE gene encoding orotate phosphoribosyltransferase, with protein sequence MSQDLFAPSSTDRARALADALLSIDAVSLRPHDPFTWSSGLAAPIYCDNRQTLAHPSVRERIADGFAEAVREYDGTSLTVAGTATAGIPHAAWLADRIEAPMAYVRDSAKGHGQGRRIEGARPGAGDEVVVVEDLISTGRSALNAAAAVRETGANVSAVLAIFSYGLDAAATAFREAGVPCHVLTTFPVLLDVARRQHSLSADAEALLNDWQADPEAWSHEHGG encoded by the coding sequence ATGTCCCAGGACCTCTTCGCCCCATCGTCGACCGACCGGGCCCGCGCCCTCGCGGATGCCCTGCTGAGCATTGATGCCGTCTCGCTCCGCCCGCACGACCCGTTCACGTGGTCCTCGGGCCTCGCGGCGCCCATCTACTGCGACAACCGGCAGACCCTTGCCCATCCGTCCGTTCGCGAACGCATTGCGGACGGGTTTGCGGAGGCTGTACGGGAGTACGACGGGACGTCGCTCACCGTGGCGGGCACGGCCACGGCCGGCATCCCCCACGCGGCCTGGCTGGCCGACCGGATCGAGGCGCCGATGGCGTACGTCCGTGACTCGGCCAAAGGGCACGGCCAGGGGCGGCGCATCGAGGGGGCACGGCCGGGGGCAGGGGACGAGGTTGTCGTGGTGGAGGATCTCATCTCGACGGGCCGATCCGCGTTGAACGCGGCGGCGGCCGTTCGCGAGACTGGGGCCAATGTCTCGGCCGTACTGGCCATCTTTTCGTACGGGCTGGACGCCGCCGCCACGGCCTTTCGGGAGGCCGGCGTGCCCTGCCATGTGCTGACGACGTTTCCCGTGCTGCTGGACGTGGCGCGCCGCCAGCACTCCCTCTCGGCAGACGCCGAGGCGCTCCTTAACGACTGGCAGGCCGACCCCGAGGCCTGGTCGCACGAACACGGCGGCTGA
- a CDS encoding competence/damage-inducible protein A, which translates to MKAQLLTIGDELLIGQTTNTNAAWLGGRLSRLGVRMTRTVTVGDAREAIFRELDRAYEEARLVICTGGLGPTHDDLTRTVIADYFGAPLQTDPDVLERVRQYYDRRNRDVPPSAPALAQRPEGFETLDNPVGAAVGLWHEAPDGRLIVLLPGIPEEMTAIFEASVQPRLEEQSGVGEVRHRTLVTAGIGETALQEKLGDLSDVLGDDVSLAYLPSTSGVRLRLSADARQTTAGARLDTVEAAIRERAGDDIIGTGDVTLEAVLGDALRARDATIASAESATGGLIGHRLTGVSGSSDYYLGSVVAYANSAKKTVLGVDEAAIREHGAVSEAVAVQMAEGVREALGTTVGVSTTGIAGPTGGTPDKPVGTVWVGYADASERHARRHQFVEDRTLNKELFASAALEEARRTLSV; encoded by the coding sequence ATGAAGGCACAGCTCCTGACCATCGGCGACGAACTGTTGATTGGCCAGACCACCAATACGAATGCCGCCTGGCTCGGGGGCAGGCTCAGTCGCCTCGGCGTTCGCATGACCCGGACGGTGACCGTCGGGGACGCCCGCGAGGCGATCTTCCGGGAGCTGGACCGGGCGTACGAGGAGGCCCGCCTCGTCATTTGCACCGGGGGGCTCGGCCCCACCCACGACGACCTCACGCGGACGGTCATCGCCGACTATTTTGGGGCCCCGCTCCAGACCGACCCGGACGTGCTGGAACGGGTTCGCCAGTACTACGACCGGCGAAACCGAGACGTGCCGCCGTCCGCCCCGGCCCTTGCCCAGCGGCCCGAGGGCTTTGAGACGCTCGACAATCCGGTCGGGGCCGCCGTGGGGCTGTGGCACGAGGCCCCGGACGGGCGGCTGATCGTGCTGCTGCCCGGCATCCCGGAAGAGATGACTGCCATCTTTGAGGCCTCGGTCCAGCCGCGGCTTGAAGAGCAGTCGGGCGTGGGCGAGGTGCGCCACCGGACCCTTGTGACGGCGGGGATCGGGGAGACGGCCCTGCAGGAGAAGCTGGGCGACCTGTCCGACGTGCTGGGGGACGACGTGTCCCTGGCGTACCTGCCCTCCACGAGCGGGGTGCGCCTGCGCCTCTCGGCCGACGCCCGGCAGACCACGGCGGGGGCGCGCCTGGACACGGTGGAGGCGGCAATCCGGGAGCGGGCGGGAGACGACATCATTGGCACCGGCGATGTGACCCTGGAAGCGGTGCTGGGGGACGCGCTGCGAGCGCGCGATGCCACAATTGCCAGTGCGGAGAGCGCGACGGGCGGGCTCATTGGGCACCGGCTGACGGGGGTGTCCGGGTCGTCCGACTACTACCTGGGAAGCGTGGTCGCCTACGCCAATTCCGCAAAGAAAACCGTCTTGGGCGTGGACGAGGCGGCGATCCGCGAGCACGGCGCCGTGAGCGAGGCGGTCGCCGTCCAGATGGCCGAGGGGGTGCGGGAGGCGCTCGGTACCACGGTGGGCGTGTCGACCACTGGCATCGCGGGGCCGACGGGCGGCACGCCCGACAAGCCGGTGGGCACCGTGTGGGTCGGGTACGCCGACGCGTCCGAACGGCACGCCCGGCGCCACCAGTTCGTAGAGGACCGTACGTTGAACAAGGAGCTCTTTGCGTCCGCCGCCCTCGAAGAGGCGCGCCGAACGCTGTCGGTGTAG
- a CDS encoding NAD(P)H-quinone oxidoreductase: MRAVRVPDPGAPSAMTIGEVPTPTPGADEVRVQVHATALNRADTFQRRGHYAPPEGASSIMGLEMAGVVQETGPDVTDWHEGDRVFSLLAGGGYAEQVVVHKDLLMAVPPGLSMREAAAIPEVFLTAYQALHWLGGLQRDHEVLVHAGASGVGTAAIQLAREAGARPYITASAPKHDLCRDLGAAATIDYESEDFAARVDDLTGGAGVDVVLDFIGAPYFHQNVEALSVDGRIVQLATLGGSTVEEVSLRALMAKRIQLLTSTLRDRSLDYKVQLTQEFAGDIVPKFVDGQLRPVIDSTYDWTEVADAHRRMENNANAGKIVLQVVS, translated from the coding sequence ATGCGAGCCGTTCGCGTTCCCGACCCCGGCGCCCCGTCCGCCATGACCATCGGCGAGGTGCCGACCCCGACGCCCGGGGCCGACGAGGTCCGTGTGCAGGTACACGCCACGGCCCTCAACCGCGCCGATACGTTCCAGCGCCGCGGTCACTACGCCCCGCCGGAAGGGGCCTCTTCCATCATGGGCCTTGAAATGGCTGGCGTCGTTCAGGAGACCGGACCCGACGTGACCGACTGGCACGAAGGAGACCGCGTCTTCAGCCTGCTGGCCGGGGGCGGATACGCCGAGCAGGTGGTCGTCCACAAGGACCTACTGATGGCCGTCCCGCCGGGTCTCTCCATGCGGGAGGCGGCGGCAATTCCGGAGGTGTTCCTGACGGCGTACCAGGCGCTGCACTGGCTCGGGGGGCTGCAGCGCGACCACGAGGTCCTCGTCCACGCCGGCGCCAGCGGCGTGGGGACCGCCGCCATCCAGCTCGCGCGGGAGGCCGGCGCGCGCCCCTACATTACGGCCTCGGCCCCGAAGCACGATCTCTGCCGCGATCTGGGGGCGGCGGCCACCATCGACTACGAGTCGGAGGACTTCGCCGCCCGGGTCGACGATCTCACGGGCGGAGCGGGGGTGGACGTCGTGCTCGACTTTATCGGCGCGCCGTACTTTCACCAGAACGTGGAGGCCCTGTCCGTGGACGGCCGCATCGTGCAACTCGCGACCCTCGGGGGGAGCACCGTCGAGGAGGTGAGCCTGCGCGCCCTGATGGCCAAACGCATTCAGCTCTTGACCTCGACGCTTCGCGACCGAAGCCTCGACTACAAGGTGCAGCTGACCCAAGAGTTTGCGGGGGACATCGTGCCCAAGTTCGTGGATGGGCAGCTTCGTCCCGTGATCGACTCGACCTACGACTGGACCGAGGTGGCCGACGCCCACCGGCGCATGGAAAATAACGCAAACGCCGGCAAGATCGTCCTCCAAGTGGTCTCGTAG
- a CDS encoding OsmC family protein: MPTRSADATWTGNLPDGSGTMQLESGAYEGAYSFRSRFEDGDGSNPEELIAAAHAGCYSMALSNVLAEAGHDPESVNTTADVTLQMVEGDPTITGIHLTTEASVPGLDADTFDEHAAAAKEGCPVSKALAGTEITLDASLT, from the coding sequence ATGCCTACTCGTTCTGCGGACGCAACGTGGACCGGCAACCTGCCCGACGGCAGCGGCACCATGCAGCTTGAAAGCGGGGCCTACGAGGGCGCCTACTCGTTTCGCTCCCGCTTCGAGGACGGAGACGGCTCCAATCCTGAAGAGCTGATTGCCGCCGCCCATGCAGGCTGCTACTCGATGGCCCTGTCCAACGTCCTGGCCGAGGCCGGGCACGACCCCGAATCGGTCAACACCACGGCGGACGTGACGCTCCAGATGGTCGAGGGGGATCCGACCATCACCGGGATCCACCTGACGACGGAGGCGTCCGTGCCGGGCCTCGACGCGGACACGTTCGACGAGCACGCCGCGGCGGCCAAGGAGGGCTGCCCGGTCTCGAAGGCCCTCGCCGGCACGGAGATCACGCTCGACGCGAGCCTGACGTAG